The following coding sequences are from one Lolium rigidum isolate FL_2022 chromosome 6, APGP_CSIRO_Lrig_0.1, whole genome shotgun sequence window:
- the LOC124664570 gene encoding piriformospora indica-insensitive protein 2-like, whose amino-acid sequence MRRLLVLAVLFLALYGCAAEGEADEGSAAAAAAPGEAEAEDAPMDEKEKRALYAAIESFVGKGWNGSGLFPDPCGQTPIQGVSCDLFNGLWYPTVMSIGPVLDNSLQCAPEAKFSPQLFDLRRLKSLSFYACFPATNPTPIPATNWDKLAASLETLEFRTNPGLTGAIPASLGRLAGLQSLVVVDNNLTGAVPAELGALARLRRLVLSGNGLSGPVPATLGNGLHDELLIMDMSKNYLTGSLPPSLGGLKGLLKMDLSNNLLAGSVPPELAGLESLTLLDLRNNSITGGLPEFVQGMASLQDLLLSNNPLGGNLLQSNWDKMASLATLDLSNAGLVGTIPESMAAMPRLRFLALDHNRLSGAVPPKLAAMPSIGAMYLNGNNLTGALQFSAAFYQRMGSRFASWDNPGLCYTSEAAGDDAPSGVAVCKDVQEPPNVGVRDRVDGTGRKPEASSSLQASSSSSGRSAAMLTGLWCLVLMQWMFMVVF is encoded by the exons ATGAGGCGGCTCCTGGTTCTCGCCGTGCTGTTCTTGGCGCTGTACGGCTGCGCGGCGGAAGGGGAGGCAGACgagggctcggcggcggcggcggcggcgccgggggaggcggaggcggaggatgcGCCGATGGACGAGAAGGAGAAGCGGGCCCTCTACGCCGCCATCGAGAGCTTCGTCGGCAAAGGGTGGAACGGCTCCGGCCTCTTCCCTGACCCCTGCGGCCAGACTCCCATCCAG GGGGTGTCATGTGACCTCTTCAATGGGCTGTGGTACCCGACAGTGATGAGCATCGGTCCAGTGCTGGACAACTCGCTGCAGTGCGCCCCGGAGGCCAAGTTCAGCCCGCAGCTGTTCGACCTCCGGCGCCTCAAGAGTCTCTCCTTCTACGCCTGCTTCCCGGCGACCAACCCCACGCCCATCCCGGCGACCAACTGGGACAAGCTCGCCGCCAGCCTGGAGACGCTCGAGTTCCGCACAAACCCGGGCCTGACCGGCGCCATCCCGGCCTCCCTCGGCCGGCTGGCTGGCCTCCAGTCCCTGGTCGTCGTCGACAACAACCTCACCGGCGCCGTGCCGGCGGAGCTCGGCGCGCTGGCGAGGCTGCGGCGGCTCGTGCTGTCCGGGAACGGGCTGTCGGGCCCGGTGCCGGCGACGCTCGGTAACGGCCTGCACGACGAGCTGCTCATCATGGACATGAGCAAGAACTATCTAACCGGGTCTCTGCCTCCGTCGCTAGGTGGGCTCAAGGGGCTGCTCAAGATGGACCTGAGCAACAACCTGCTGGCCGGGAGCGTCCCGCCGGAGCTGGCCGGGCTCGAGAGCCTCACGCTGCTCGACCTCCGGAACAACAGCATCACCGGCGGGCTGCCGGAGTTCGTGCAGGGGATGGCCTCGCTGCAGGACCTGCTGCTCTCCAACAACCCGCTCGGAGGGAATCTCTTGCAGTCTAACTGGGACAAGATGGCGAGCCTCGCCACGCTGGACCTGTCCAACGCCGGGCTCGTCGGGACCATCCCGGAGTCCATGGCGGCCATGCCCAGGCTGCGGTTCCTCGCGCTCGACCACAACCGCCTCTCCGGCGCCGTGCCGCCCAAGCTCGCCGCCATGCCCAGCATCGGCGCAATGTACCTCAACGGCAACAACCTGACCGGGGCGCTGCAGTTCTCCGCCGCGTTCTACCAGAGGATGGGCAGCAGGTTCGCCTCATGGGACAACCCCGGCTTGTGCTACACCAGCGAGGCCGCCGGCGACGATGCGCCGAGCGGCGTCGCCGTGTGCAAGGACGTGCAGGAGCCACCCAACGTCGGCGTGAGGGACAGGGTGGATGGGACTGGGAGGAAGCCCGAGGCGAGCTCCAGCCTGCaggcgtcctcgtcgtcgtcgggccGCTCTGCTGCCATGCTCACTGGTCTCTGGTGCTTGGTGCTTATGCAGTGGATGTTCATGGTGGTGTTTTAG